The stretch of DNA TCGAGCTCACAAGTGTCCTCTCAGCATCTTGGTCCTGTACAGTTGCGGGGCTAcgttctccttctcctcctcctcctccgcagCCCACGTCGTGCTGCCAGGCCGGTGAGATTACGAACAGGTCCGGCGCCTCGGGCGCCGCTTGCCGGTCCTTGACGTGCACACCCACAGCGTCCATCTTCTCCATCTCGCTGTAATCCATCCCCTGAAGGATCGCCGGGATGCCGCCGGGGCTGTAGTGCACGCCCTTGCGCCCCATCTCCAGATCGAGCCCGCCGCTCATCGGAGAGAGcacgccgccaccgccgccgccgtacGCGTCGTCGTCCTCCGACACCCACGACCGGAAACGGTTGAGCGAGGGCGGCATCCGCGTAAAGAAGACCTCGGCGATGTTGGCTAGCGCGCCCCTGTTGTAGGGATTCTCCTTTTTGTCGTACCTGTACCTGAAGTTCTCGTACGTGGTCTGGTTGGTGCTCATGAGGTAGAGGTGGAACACGGTGAGGCCGCCGACGAACCACACCGACACGAAGGTGAAGACGATGAGCACGACGGACAACACCTCGCCGCCCATGGACTTCAGCAGTGAGCCGCCGTACTCCTCCCTCTCGGCGGCGATGTTGAGCCACGACAGGGCGAAGACGTAAAAGCAGAGGAGCGTGGACGt from Triticum urartu cultivar G1812 chromosome 3, Tu2.1, whole genome shotgun sequence encodes:
- the LOC125548422 gene encoding probable protein S-acyltransferase 4, which encodes MEEEPNRRRLYQVWRGSNKFLCGGRLIFGPDAGSLFLSTVLIIGPLVGLCCQCITKMNSSTSDQKKNVLGLPVLIATVLLGLADLAFLLLTSSRDPGIVPRNARPPECGDEQQVVDMTTPSTEWVNAASPHLRVPRSKDVVVNGCVVKVKYCDTCLLYRPPRTSHCSICNNCVQKFDHHCPWVGQCIGLRNYRFFFLFISTSTLLCFYVFALSWLNIAAEREEYGGSLLKSMGGEVLSVVLIVFTFVSVWFVGGLTVFHLYLMSTNQTTYENFRYRYDKKENPYNRGALANIAEVFFTRMPPSLNRFRSWVSEDDDAYGGGGGGVLSPMSGGLDLEMGRKGVHYSPGGIPAILQGMDYSEMEKMDAVGVHVKDRQAAPEAPDLFVISPAWQHDVGCGGGGGEGERSPATVQDQDAERTLVSSNANSQR